Proteins encoded in a region of the Bradyrhizobium manausense genome:
- a CDS encoding beta strand repeat-containing protein, whose translation TIENLTGSAFADVLTGNTAANVLIGGLGNDTLNGGAGVDTMVGGLGNDTYVVDVAGDIVTENAGEGLDEVQTTVSGYTLGANVENLTLTGVANLNGNGNELANVIVGNAGNNVLSGNAGNDTLIGNAGNDTLNGGTGADTMIGGLGNDTYVVDDAGDVVTELAGGGTDLVQTVLAALTLGNEVDNLTFTGAGNFAGTGNALANTIRGGAGNDTLDGGLGTDTLIGGAGDDIYKVDQTGDVVTEAAAAGNDTVLATALLYSLGANVENLTFAGSGNFTGTGNTLANTITGGAGNDTLNGGAGADTLIGGGGNDIYIVDVAGDVVTEAAGGGNDEVQTAVNGYTLGANVENLTLTGVGNINGNGNELANVITGNAGNNVLNGNGGNDTLIGNAGNDTLNGGTGADTMTGGLGNDTYVVDDVLDVVNESAGGGVDLVQTTLNSYGLGSEVENLTFTGVGNFIGTGNALANAITGGAGNDSLSGGAGNDVLNGGAGDDTLSGGLGNDTLTGGAGIDTVSYADETDAMSIDLAAGTTRRGSGAAAIEDTLATIENATGGSGDDAITGSAAANVLNGGAGIDAILAGGGNDIIIGGAGDDTMNGGAGNDNFVFEIGFGHDIITVFGDAGTDQDTLDFSTVIFANFAAVQAATHQIGTDVHIDVNASHGVILTNFSSANLGADDFRFH comes from the coding sequence ACGATCGAAAACCTCACCGGCAGCGCGTTTGCCGACGTGCTGACGGGCAATACGGCGGCCAACGTGCTGATCGGCGGCCTCGGCAACGATACGCTCAATGGCGGCGCGGGCGTCGACACCATGGTCGGCGGACTCGGAAACGATACCTACGTCGTGGACGTGGCGGGCGACATCGTGACGGAGAATGCGGGCGAGGGCCTCGACGAAGTGCAGACGACCGTCAGTGGCTACACTCTGGGTGCCAATGTCGAGAATCTGACGCTGACGGGCGTCGCGAACCTCAACGGCAACGGCAACGAGCTCGCCAACGTCATCGTCGGCAATGCCGGGAACAACGTGCTCAGCGGCAATGCTGGCAACGACACGCTGATCGGCAACGCTGGCAACGATACGCTGAACGGCGGCACGGGCGCCGACACCATGATCGGCGGCTTGGGCAACGACACCTATGTCGTGGACGACGCCGGTGACGTCGTTACCGAGCTGGCCGGCGGGGGGACCGATCTGGTCCAGACGGTCCTTGCGGCGCTGACTCTGGGCAACGAGGTCGATAACCTGACATTCACGGGTGCCGGCAATTTTGCCGGAACCGGTAACGCGTTGGCCAATACGATCAGGGGCGGCGCCGGCAACGACACGCTGGATGGCGGCCTCGGAACCGACACGTTGATCGGCGGCGCCGGCGACGACATCTACAAGGTCGACCAGACCGGCGATGTCGTCACCGAGGCGGCGGCGGCCGGCAACGACACGGTGCTCGCGACGGCGCTGCTCTACTCCCTGGGAGCCAATGTCGAGAACCTGACCTTCGCCGGTTCGGGCAACTTCACCGGCACCGGCAACACGCTGGCGAACACCATCACCGGCGGCGCGGGCAACGACACGCTGAACGGTGGCGCCGGTGCCGACACCCTGATCGGAGGCGGCGGCAACGATATCTACATCGTCGACGTCGCAGGTGACGTGGTCACCGAAGCTGCCGGCGGCGGCAACGACGAGGTTCAGACAGCGGTCAACGGCTACACGCTGGGCGCCAATGTCGAGAACCTCACCCTGACGGGCGTAGGCAACATCAACGGCAATGGCAACGAGCTCGCCAACGTCATCACCGGCAATGCCGGCAACAACGTGCTCAACGGCAATGGCGGCAACGACACCCTGATCGGCAACGCCGGCAACGATACGCTGAACGGCGGAACCGGCGCCGACACCATGACTGGCGGGCTCGGCAACGACACCTATGTGGTTGACGATGTCCTTGATGTCGTCAACGAGAGCGCCGGTGGTGGCGTCGATCTGGTCCAGACCACGCTCAACAGCTACGGGCTCGGCTCCGAAGTCGAGAACCTCACGTTCACCGGTGTCGGCAACTTTATCGGCACGGGCAACGCGCTCGCCAACGCGATCACGGGCGGTGCAGGCAACGACAGTCTCAGCGGCGGAGCAGGCAACGATGTCCTCAACGGCGGTGCGGGCGACGACACGCTGAGTGGCGGTCTCGGCAACGACACGCTGACGGGCGGAGCGGGCATCGATACGGTAAGCTACGCCGACGAGACCGATGCCATGTCGATCGATCTCGCGGCCGGGACGACCCGGCGTGGTTCGGGCGCCGCGGCGATCGAGGACACGCTGGCGACGATCGAGAACGCGACCGGCGGCTCCGGCGATGATGCCATCACCGGAAGCGCGGCCGCCAACGTCCTGAACGGTGGTGCGGGCATCGATGCTATCCTGGCCGGCGGCGGAAACGACATCATCATCGGCGGCGCCGGGGATGACACGATGAACGGCGGTGCTGGTAACGACAATTTCGTGTTCGAGATTGGCTTCGGTCACGACATCATCACCGTGTTCGGCGACGCCGGCACTGATCAGGACACGCTGGACTTCTCGACCGTCATCTTCGCGAACTTCGCCGCTGTGCAGGCGGCGACCCACCAGATCGGGACCGACGTGCATATCGATGTCAACGCGTCGCACGGCGTGATCCTGACGAACTTCTCCTCGGCGAATCTGGGTGCGGACGATTTCCGCTTCCACTGA
- a CDS encoding type I secretion system permease/ATPase, with protein sequence MRASDHQGSATSPIAIGLSACSGAFVAIGVLTALINVLMLTGSLFMLQVYDRVLPSRSVPTLLALGAMAIGLFAFQGFLDACRGRILVRIGSFLNERLNGRIYDALAKLPLRIQGKADGVQPLRDLDQMQSFLSGLGPTALFDLPWMPLYLGICFVFHAWIGITAMAGAAILVSLTLWTEALTRAPTRAMAEANARRHGLAEATRRNAEVLQAMGMRGRLAEAWAAANASYRGASQRAADVSGGLGATSRVLRMMLQSTVLAVGAYLAINQEATGGIIIASSILVSRALAPVELAIANWKGFVAARQSRKRLTELLKLMEQQAPALTALPPPAKSLAVEGLNIAPPGQVKLVVQDASFTLVAGQALGVIGPSASGKSSLARGIAGVWLPARGKVRLDGASLEQWPGESLGPHIGYLPQDIELLDGTVSENISRFSADVESDAVIGAARAAGVHDLIVHLPDGYATRVGEGGLAISAGQRQRIALARALYRDPFLVVLDEPNSNLDAEGDEALTRAILAARARGAVVIVIAHRPSALLGVDLILAMANGRVHAFGPKEEVLQKVLDRSKTHLRPVKLAADSEAKS encoded by the coding sequence GTGCGCGCGTCGGATCATCAGGGATCGGCAACGTCACCGATCGCCATCGGGCTGTCAGCATGTTCGGGCGCCTTCGTCGCCATCGGCGTGCTCACTGCACTCATCAATGTGCTGATGTTGACTGGCTCCCTCTTCATGCTCCAGGTCTATGACCGTGTGCTGCCGAGCCGAAGCGTCCCGACGCTGCTCGCGCTGGGTGCGATGGCGATCGGCCTGTTCGCGTTCCAGGGCTTTCTCGACGCGTGCCGGGGGCGCATCCTTGTCCGCATCGGAAGCTTCCTCAACGAGCGGCTCAACGGGCGCATTTATGATGCGCTGGCCAAGTTGCCGCTTAGGATTCAGGGCAAGGCCGATGGTGTCCAGCCGCTTCGCGATCTCGATCAGATGCAGAGCTTTCTCTCGGGACTCGGACCGACGGCCCTGTTCGACCTGCCCTGGATGCCGCTCTACCTTGGGATCTGCTTCGTCTTCCACGCCTGGATCGGCATCACGGCGATGGCGGGTGCCGCGATCCTGGTGAGCCTGACCTTGTGGACGGAGGCGCTCACCCGGGCGCCGACCCGGGCCATGGCGGAAGCCAATGCACGCCGGCATGGACTTGCCGAGGCGACGCGGCGCAATGCCGAAGTGCTGCAGGCCATGGGCATGCGCGGGCGGCTGGCAGAAGCCTGGGCGGCGGCGAACGCAAGCTATCGCGGCGCGTCGCAGCGCGCCGCGGACGTAAGTGGAGGCCTGGGCGCCACGTCGCGCGTGCTACGGATGATGTTGCAGTCGACCGTGCTGGCGGTTGGCGCCTATCTCGCCATCAATCAGGAAGCGACCGGCGGTATCATCATTGCCAGCTCGATCCTGGTCTCGCGGGCACTGGCGCCGGTTGAGCTCGCGATCGCAAACTGGAAGGGATTTGTGGCGGCACGCCAAAGCCGGAAGCGGCTGACCGAGCTGCTCAAGCTGATGGAGCAGCAAGCCCCGGCACTGACCGCGCTGCCACCTCCCGCGAAGTCTCTTGCGGTTGAAGGTCTCAATATCGCTCCGCCGGGGCAGGTCAAGCTCGTGGTTCAGGATGCCAGCTTTACGCTGGTGGCAGGGCAGGCGCTTGGGGTCATCGGACCGAGCGCCTCTGGCAAGTCGTCCCTGGCACGTGGAATCGCAGGCGTGTGGCTGCCCGCCCGCGGCAAGGTACGGCTTGACGGCGCGTCACTCGAACAATGGCCCGGAGAGAGCCTGGGACCACATATCGGTTACCTGCCTCAGGATATCGAGCTGCTCGACGGCACTGTTTCCGAGAACATCAGCCGCTTCAGCGCCGACGTGGAGTCCGACGCGGTCATTGGCGCTGCGCGGGCGGCCGGTGTTCACGACCTGATCGTTCACCTGCCTGATGGATACGCAACCCGTGTGGGCGAGGGCGGTCTCGCGATCTCGGCCGGGCAGAGGCAACGCATTGCGCTGGCGCGGGCGCTGTATCGGGATCCCTTCCTGGTCGTGCTCGATGAGCCGAACTCAAATCTCGATGCGGAAGGCGACGAGGCGCTCACCCGCGCGATCCTTGCCGCCCGCGCACGCGGGGCCGTCGTCATCGTGATTGCGCACCGGCCGTCGGCTCTCCTTGGGGTCGATCTGATCCTCGCCATGGCAAACGGCCGCGTCCACGCGTTCGGGCCGAAGGAGGAGGTTCTTCAAAAGGTCCTTGATCGCTCGAAAACGCATCTGCGTCCCGTCAAGCTCGCAGCCGATAGCGAGGCGAAGTCATGA
- a CDS encoding HlyD family type I secretion periplasmic adaptor subunit, whose product MNAKTETAKRSIRRHVLMVGAAGCLVVGGFGGWVTNAELSGAVVASGALVVDSNVKKVQHPTGGVVGELRVRDGVHVHAGDVLIRLDETVTRANLAIVVKGIDELMARHARLEAERDDQENVRFPSSLTARLQNPDIWQVVNGEKKLFELRKLARAGQKAQLQERIGQLKEEIKGLMEQAEAKTGETELILRELEGVRMLFAKNLVPIMRLTQLERETVRLRGERGQLMASTAQAHGKMAETSLQIIQIDQDLRSEVAKELREIQGRMAELLERKVAAEDQLMRIDIRAPQSGIVHQLNVHTVGGVITASEPAMLIVPESDDLTVEVKLPPQNIDQLMLGQAAVLRFSAFNQRTTPEINGIVKRISGDIVQDQKSGAAYYLVHIATPVDEVARLDGLKLLPGMPVDAFIQTGSRTVLSYLVKPLRDQIAKALRER is encoded by the coding sequence ATGAACGCAAAGACAGAGACCGCGAAACGCTCGATCCGTCGTCACGTGCTGATGGTGGGGGCCGCCGGCTGTCTCGTCGTCGGCGGCTTCGGCGGCTGGGTGACCAACGCCGAACTGTCCGGCGCGGTGGTGGCATCCGGCGCCCTGGTCGTCGACTCCAATGTCAAGAAGGTGCAGCACCCGACCGGCGGCGTGGTAGGCGAATTGCGTGTGCGCGATGGTGTCCATGTCCACGCCGGCGACGTGCTGATCCGTCTCGACGAGACGGTGACGCGCGCCAATCTCGCGATCGTCGTGAAGGGCATCGACGAGCTGATGGCCCGGCACGCCCGTCTGGAAGCCGAGCGCGATGACCAGGAGAACGTCCGCTTTCCGTCCAGTTTGACCGCCCGGCTGCAGAACCCGGATATCTGGCAGGTCGTGAATGGCGAGAAGAAGCTGTTCGAGCTTCGCAAACTGGCGCGCGCCGGCCAGAAGGCCCAGTTGCAGGAGCGGATCGGCCAGCTCAAGGAAGAGATCAAGGGATTGATGGAGCAGGCGGAAGCAAAGACCGGCGAAACCGAGCTGATCCTGCGCGAGCTCGAGGGCGTCCGCATGCTTTTTGCCAAGAACCTCGTTCCGATCATGCGCCTCACCCAGCTCGAGCGGGAGACCGTCCGCCTCCGCGGCGAGCGCGGCCAGCTGATGGCGTCGACCGCCCAGGCGCATGGCAAGATGGCGGAGACGTCGCTTCAGATCATTCAGATCGACCAGGATCTGCGCAGTGAGGTCGCGAAGGAGCTGCGGGAAATCCAGGGCAGGATGGCGGAATTGCTCGAGCGCAAGGTTGCGGCCGAGGATCAGCTGATGCGAATCGACATCCGCGCGCCGCAGAGCGGCATCGTACATCAGCTCAATGTCCATACCGTCGGCGGCGTGATCACGGCGAGCGAGCCCGCGATGCTGATCGTGCCCGAATCGGACGATCTCACCGTCGAGGTCAAGCTGCCGCCGCAGAACATCGATCAATTGATGCTCGGTCAGGCCGCCGTGTTGCGCTTCTCCGCCTTCAATCAGCGAACGACGCCGGAGATCAACGGCATCGTGAAGCGGATCTCCGGGGACATCGTCCAGGATCAGAAGAGCGGCGCAGCCTACTATCTCGTCCACATCGCGACGCCCGTCGACGAGGTCGCGCGGCTTGACGGCCTCAAGCTGCTGCCGGGCATGCCGGTCGATGCCTTTATCCAGACCGGGAGCCGGACCGTGCTGTCCTATCTGGTCAAGCCGCTTCGCGATCAGATTGCCAAAGCGCTTCGTGAACGCTGA
- a CDS encoding toxin-activating lysine-acyltransferase: protein MNELNGSEFTAQPNRAAGGENVIPDPQAQQDKALPPGMVEKVRAQAASLRNASVFTQAIGVMMRSPHYRNYTIGDLEWLLIPAITNRQYRLAEAKFGEGNDARTLPAAMVLWAFVSPEVDKRLTESTDATPKLDPSEWTSGEIPWLVHAAGDARIVRPLVKHLMQTTFRDRKVKVLGRDESNNVKIHVLETADDAPATA from the coding sequence ATGAACGAACTCAATGGAAGCGAGTTCACCGCTCAGCCGAACCGCGCCGCCGGCGGCGAGAACGTGATCCCCGATCCCCAGGCACAGCAAGACAAGGCGCTACCGCCGGGCATGGTCGAAAAGGTCCGCGCCCAAGCCGCTTCCCTCCGCAATGCGAGCGTATTCACCCAGGCGATCGGCGTCATGATGCGCTCTCCACATTATCGCAACTACACGATCGGCGATCTCGAATGGCTGCTGATCCCCGCCATAACAAACCGGCAATACCGGCTCGCCGAGGCCAAGTTTGGTGAAGGCAATGATGCGCGAACGTTGCCCGCCGCGATGGTGCTCTGGGCCTTCGTCTCGCCCGAGGTCGACAAACGCCTCACCGAATCGACAGACGCGACCCCGAAGCTGGATCCTTCGGAGTGGACGTCGGGCGAAATCCCCTGGCTGGTGCATGCGGCCGGAGATGCCCGCATCGTCCGCCCGCTGGTGAAACACCTGATGCAGACCACCTTTAGAGATCGCAAAGTCAAGGTGCTCGGCCGCGACGAGAGCAACAACGTCAAGATACACGTTCTTGAAACGGCCGATGACGCGCCGGCAACGGCTTGA
- a CDS encoding SCO family protein, with protein MPILVVAAGTMVAGPGKTDSRLWGENYIPNTVVRTQDGNSVRFYDDLIKGKIVIISFIYTSCTDICPLTTARLSQLEDKLGDAVGRDVFMISMTVDPKRDTPARLKEFSSAFQTGPGWTFVTGDADDIRAINYKFGDRSEILSEHRNEIVLGNDATGEWQRDSAFGDLNRLVMTIRGMDPKWRDQVRPPATDAATATALAMSNQPGQALFKKICAPCHTIGVGDRVGPDLRGVTARRDRAWLSSFIQDPAKLRAAHDPDAMALVERFPAVRMPAMGVARQDAADLMAFIDGETARLREAQGPDMPVRGDGGHAHHHH; from the coding sequence ATGCCAATATTAGTTGTCGCCGCCGGCACCATGGTTGCCGGACCAGGAAAGACGGACAGCCGTCTGTGGGGCGAAAACTATATTCCCAACACTGTCGTCCGGACGCAGGACGGAAACTCCGTCCGGTTCTATGATGATCTGATCAAGGGCAAGATCGTCATCATCAGTTTCATCTATACGAGCTGCACCGACATCTGCCCCTTGACGACGGCGCGCCTGTCCCAGCTCGAAGACAAGCTCGGCGATGCCGTCGGCCGCGATGTCTTCATGATCTCGATGACGGTCGATCCGAAGCGAGACACGCCGGCGCGGCTGAAGGAATTCTCGTCGGCCTTCCAGACCGGGCCGGGCTGGACCTTCGTCACCGGCGACGCTGACGACATCCGGGCCATCAACTACAAGTTCGGCGATCGGAGCGAGATCCTGAGCGAGCACCGCAATGAGATCGTGCTCGGCAATGACGCCACCGGTGAGTGGCAGCGGGATTCGGCTTTCGGCGACCTCAACCGCCTGGTCATGACCATCCGCGGCATGGACCCGAAATGGCGCGATCAGGTCCGTCCGCCGGCAACCGACGCCGCGACCGCCACAGCCCTTGCCATGAGCAATCAGCCGGGGCAGGCCCTGTTCAAGAAGATCTGCGCCCCGTGCCACACCATCGGTGTCGGAGACCGTGTCGGTCCTGACCTGCGCGGCGTGACGGCGAGACGGGATCGCGCCTGGCTATCCTCGTTCATCCAGGATCCCGCCAAGCTCCGGGCAGCGCACGACCCGGATGCGATGGCACTCGTGGAGCGATTTCCGGCGGTCAGGATGCCGGCAATGGGCGTGGCGCGGCAGGATGCTGCCGATTTGATGGCCTTTATCGATGGCGAGACGGCACGTCTCCGGGAAGCACAGGGTCCGGACATGCCCGTGCGTGGAGACGGCGGACACGCCCATCATCATCATTGA
- a CDS encoding multicopper oxidase family protein, which produces MYISSSESPARQREAEHARDNRAEIVKALSHGQISRRDLFKWGIFTGTGALVLKNGLSPFARSAFAAVPTGTPRSYLYNQLKYSCALPRLSVQKPIPLTKDSATRNAVFPASYGEMPAKRLSYHTDFSADPSNNLYRNLVSGRGPIEGRPPGEIFAHQRWDEFFPKVGYVMSVGPVASGCRFHPGFIDQYPNSVWCYGAGRYTSGSMPPPLIKARYGEPILTRIYNNLPQFRNSNEGFGVNETQVHFHNAHNGAESDGAANVHHFPGTFYDYRWSTTLARRDKINMQATDPRASGPDGNGGLVNVAGDFRELQGTLWFHDHRFFFTAENVYKGNYGMVNMYSGPDRGNEALADGVNLRLPSGSLLDWGNVDFDVNLIMSDAATRADGQLFFDIFNTDGFLGDIPLVNSAYAPYLEVLPRKYRFRILNASMSRFWKLALANSSGSAVPFQFIANDGNFVVNPITLTTLDHQGTAERYDIVVDFSRFRIGDKVTLVNQLQMRPDGRGPQRDLTLAQALAGDPLDPCIGGVMQFNVVGSVQSVDMPGHTYSSTTPDRSVVPLTLTQQIPVVAPVRTRLVEFGRSGNGDSRNAAGQCTPDCPENATFPWTIRINGQEAHSMNANRISLLIPKPGEIEHWTYVNGGGGWDHPIHLHFEEGVTINRGTDAIPSTEKLVRKDVWRLRATGQRQVTFQIQFGEFGGSYVNHCHNTVHEDFALLMRIQLLTGVPGSPQTAVTPTPNPTPDGVVWTTPEILPEGDPRT; this is translated from the coding sequence ATGTATATCTCTTCCAGCGAGTCGCCCGCACGTCAACGCGAAGCCGAGCATGCCCGCGACAATCGCGCCGAGATCGTCAAGGCACTCTCGCATGGCCAGATCAGCCGGCGCGACCTTTTCAAATGGGGAATATTCACCGGCACCGGTGCCCTCGTCCTGAAGAATGGCCTGAGCCCGTTCGCGCGCAGCGCCTTTGCGGCGGTGCCGACCGGAACGCCGAGGAGCTACCTCTACAATCAACTCAAATACAGCTGCGCCCTGCCGCGGCTGTCGGTTCAAAAGCCGATCCCGCTGACAAAGGATTCCGCGACGCGCAACGCGGTCTTTCCCGCAAGCTACGGCGAGATGCCGGCCAAGCGCCTGTCCTATCACACGGACTTTTCCGCCGATCCATCGAACAATCTGTATAGAAATCTCGTGTCGGGACGCGGACCGATCGAGGGCCGGCCGCCGGGCGAGATTTTTGCGCATCAGCGGTGGGACGAATTCTTCCCCAAGGTCGGCTATGTCATGTCGGTCGGCCCGGTCGCATCCGGCTGCCGATTCCATCCGGGCTTCATCGACCAGTATCCGAACAGCGTCTGGTGCTACGGCGCCGGAAGATACACCTCGGGATCGATGCCGCCGCCTTTGATCAAGGCGCGCTACGGCGAGCCCATCCTCACCCGCATCTACAACAACCTTCCCCAGTTCAGGAATTCGAACGAGGGTTTCGGCGTCAACGAGACCCAGGTCCATTTCCACAATGCCCATAACGGCGCCGAGAGCGACGGCGCCGCGAACGTGCATCACTTCCCGGGCACGTTCTACGACTATCGCTGGAGCACGACGCTCGCGCGGCGCGACAAGATCAACATGCAGGCGACCGATCCCCGGGCGTCGGGGCCCGACGGCAACGGCGGCCTGGTCAACGTCGCCGGCGATTTCCGCGAACTGCAGGGCACGCTCTGGTTCCACGACCACCGCTTCTTCTTCACTGCCGAGAATGTCTACAAGGGCAATTACGGCATGGTGAACATGTACAGCGGTCCGGATCGCGGCAACGAGGCGCTTGCGGACGGCGTCAATCTGCGCCTGCCGAGCGGCAGCCTGCTCGACTGGGGCAACGTCGATTTCGACGTCAACCTGATCATGTCCGACGCGGCGACGCGAGCCGACGGGCAATTGTTCTTCGACATCTTCAATACCGACGGCTTCCTCGGCGACATCCCGCTGGTCAATTCGGCCTACGCGCCCTATCTCGAGGTCCTGCCACGCAAATATCGCTTCCGGATCCTCAATGCGAGCATGTCACGGTTCTGGAAGCTGGCACTGGCGAATTCGAGCGGATCAGCCGTGCCGTTCCAGTTCATCGCCAATGACGGCAATTTCGTCGTCAATCCGATCACGCTGACGACTCTCGATCACCAGGGCACGGCCGAGCGTTACGACATCGTCGTCGACTTCTCCAGGTTCAGGATCGGAGACAAGGTGACGCTGGTGAATCAACTGCAGATGCGGCCCGATGGACGCGGACCGCAGCGCGACCTCACGCTTGCGCAGGCGCTCGCGGGCGATCCGCTCGACCCGTGCATCGGCGGGGTCATGCAGTTCAACGTCGTCGGTTCGGTGCAGAGCGTGGATATGCCGGGCCATACGTATTCCTCGACGACTCCGGACCGCAGCGTCGTCCCGCTGACATTGACGCAACAGATTCCGGTTGTCGCGCCGGTGCGCACGAGGCTCGTCGAATTCGGGCGCTCCGGAAATGGAGATTCCCGTAACGCGGCCGGGCAATGCACGCCGGACTGTCCGGAGAACGCGACCTTCCCATGGACCATCCGGATCAACGGACAGGAAGCGCATTCAATGAATGCGAACAGGATCTCGCTGCTGATTCCCAAGCCCGGGGAGATCGAGCACTGGACCTACGTCAATGGCGGCGGCGGTTGGGACCACCCGATTCACCTCCACTTCGAGGAAGGCGTGACGATCAACCGTGGCACCGACGCGATTCCTTCCACGGAGAAACTCGTCAGAAAGGACGTCTGGCGGCTCCGGGCGACCGGCCAGCGGCAGGTCACGTTCCAGATCCAATTCGGCGAATTTGGCGGCTCATACGTGAACCATTGCCACAACACCGTGCATGAGGATTTTGCCTTGTTGATGCGAATTCAGCTCCTCACCGGTGTTCCGGGATCACCGCAGACGGCGGTGACGCCGACGCCCAATCCCACGCCTGACGGGGTCGTCTGGACCACGCCGGAAATCCTGCCCGAAGGGGATCCCAGAACCTGA